In a genomic window of Helianthus annuus cultivar XRQ/B chromosome 10, HanXRQr2.0-SUNRISE, whole genome shotgun sequence:
- the LOC110884760 gene encoding peptidyl-prolyl cis-trans isomerase PASTICCINO1 isoform X1, which produces MLHIFGSQNHRFVSTKSFSCLLDVFQITGLISSFVTNNSIRMLGFVSLGKGTPIRQVLGKSKMILGLLEGIPTMLKGEVAVLKMKPELHYGEDDCPVSVSDSFPKDAELNFEIELIEFSKIKDVTEDLGILKKVINEAQSWENPRDLYEVKARVLAKAGDGQPLQLPTTGEPIMFTFGKSEVPKGLQMGIGTMSRGEKAVIYVTSQYLSQSPPIPFVEGIEEVHFEVDLIHFIQVRDVLGDGRLIKRHIRDGKGIDTLMVVCFLIIRGKGKPSDQAPPPQKRRPENCQVVEE; this is translated from the exons ATGCTTCATATCTTTGGATCCCAAAACCATCGATTTGTCTCAACCAAGTCTTTTTCATGTTTGCTAGATGTTTTTCAAATCACAG GTTTGATTTCATCTTTTGTGACAAACAATTCGATTCGAATGCTCGGTTTTGTTTCATTAG GCAAAGGCACTCCAATTAGGCAGGTTTTGGGTAAGAGCAAGATGATATTAGGGCTGCTAGAAGGAATTCCCACAATGTTGAAGGGTGAAGTTGCAGTG TTAAAAATGAAGCCTGAATTGCACTATGGCGAGGATGACTGTCCAGTTTCTGTTTCAGATAGCTTTCCAAAGGATGCTGAACTTAATTTTGAGATTGAGCTCATCGAGTTTTCTAAAATCAAG GATGTAACTGAAGATTTGGGAATCTTGAAGAAG GTTATAAATGAGGCACAAAGTTGGGAAAATCCAAGAGATCTTTATGAAGTAAAAGCCAG AGTTTTAGCCAAGGCGGGGGACGGACAACCACTTCAATTACCTACGACTGGCGAACCAATCATGTTCACATTTGGAAAATCCGAG GTACCTAAAGGTCTTCAGATGGGTATCGGAACAATGTCACGGGGAGAGAAAGCAGTGATTTATGTAACAAGTCAGTACTTAAGTCAAAGCCCTCCGATACCTTTTGTAGAAGGTATCGAAGAAGTTCACTTTGAAGTGGACCTTATCCATTTTATTCAG GTACGGGATGTACTAGGAGATGGCCGTCTAATAAAACGCCACATACGAGACGGCAAAG GTATCGACACTTTAatggttgtttgttttttaatcaTTAGAGGAAAAGGAAAGCCCAGCGATCAAGCACCCCCGCCCCAAAAGCGGAGACCGGAGAACTGCCAGGTTGTTGAGGAATAA
- the LOC110884760 gene encoding peptidyl-prolyl cis-trans isomerase PASTICCINO1 isoform X3 — protein MLGFVSLGKGTPIRQVLGKSKMILGLLEGIPTMLKGEVAVLKMKPELHYGEDDCPVSVSDSFPKDAELNFEIELIEFSKIKDVTEDLGILKKVINEAQSWENPRDLYEVKARVLAKAGDGQPLQLPTTGEPIMFTFGKSEVPKGLQMGIGTMSRGEKAVIYVTSQYLSQSPPIPFVEGIEEVHFEVDLIHFIQVRDVLGDGRLIKRHIRDGKGIDTLMVVCFLIIRGKGKPSDQAPPPQKRRPENCQVVEE, from the exons ATGCTCGGTTTTGTTTCATTAG GCAAAGGCACTCCAATTAGGCAGGTTTTGGGTAAGAGCAAGATGATATTAGGGCTGCTAGAAGGAATTCCCACAATGTTGAAGGGTGAAGTTGCAGTG TTAAAAATGAAGCCTGAATTGCACTATGGCGAGGATGACTGTCCAGTTTCTGTTTCAGATAGCTTTCCAAAGGATGCTGAACTTAATTTTGAGATTGAGCTCATCGAGTTTTCTAAAATCAAG GATGTAACTGAAGATTTGGGAATCTTGAAGAAG GTTATAAATGAGGCACAAAGTTGGGAAAATCCAAGAGATCTTTATGAAGTAAAAGCCAG AGTTTTAGCCAAGGCGGGGGACGGACAACCACTTCAATTACCTACGACTGGCGAACCAATCATGTTCACATTTGGAAAATCCGAG GTACCTAAAGGTCTTCAGATGGGTATCGGAACAATGTCACGGGGAGAGAAAGCAGTGATTTATGTAACAAGTCAGTACTTAAGTCAAAGCCCTCCGATACCTTTTGTAGAAGGTATCGAAGAAGTTCACTTTGAAGTGGACCTTATCCATTTTATTCAG GTACGGGATGTACTAGGAGATGGCCGTCTAATAAAACGCCACATACGAGACGGCAAAG GTATCGACACTTTAatggttgtttgttttttaatcaTTAGAGGAAAAGGAAAGCCCAGCGATCAAGCACCCCCGCCCCAAAAGCGGAGACCGGAGAACTGCCAGGTTGTTGAGGAATAA
- the LOC110884760 gene encoding peptidyl-prolyl cis-trans isomerase PASTICCINO1 isoform X2 — MLHIFGSQNHRFVSTKSFSCLLDVFQITGKGTPIRQVLGKSKMILGLLEGIPTMLKGEVAVLKMKPELHYGEDDCPVSVSDSFPKDAELNFEIELIEFSKIKDVTEDLGILKKVINEAQSWENPRDLYEVKARVLAKAGDGQPLQLPTTGEPIMFTFGKSEVPKGLQMGIGTMSRGEKAVIYVTSQYLSQSPPIPFVEGIEEVHFEVDLIHFIQVRDVLGDGRLIKRHIRDGKGIDTLMVVCFLIIRGKGKPSDQAPPPQKRRPENCQVVEE; from the exons ATGCTTCATATCTTTGGATCCCAAAACCATCGATTTGTCTCAACCAAGTCTTTTTCATGTTTGCTAGATGTTTTTCAAATCACAG GCAAAGGCACTCCAATTAGGCAGGTTTTGGGTAAGAGCAAGATGATATTAGGGCTGCTAGAAGGAATTCCCACAATGTTGAAGGGTGAAGTTGCAGTG TTAAAAATGAAGCCTGAATTGCACTATGGCGAGGATGACTGTCCAGTTTCTGTTTCAGATAGCTTTCCAAAGGATGCTGAACTTAATTTTGAGATTGAGCTCATCGAGTTTTCTAAAATCAAG GATGTAACTGAAGATTTGGGAATCTTGAAGAAG GTTATAAATGAGGCACAAAGTTGGGAAAATCCAAGAGATCTTTATGAAGTAAAAGCCAG AGTTTTAGCCAAGGCGGGGGACGGACAACCACTTCAATTACCTACGACTGGCGAACCAATCATGTTCACATTTGGAAAATCCGAG GTACCTAAAGGTCTTCAGATGGGTATCGGAACAATGTCACGGGGAGAGAAAGCAGTGATTTATGTAACAAGTCAGTACTTAAGTCAAAGCCCTCCGATACCTTTTGTAGAAGGTATCGAAGAAGTTCACTTTGAAGTGGACCTTATCCATTTTATTCAG GTACGGGATGTACTAGGAGATGGCCGTCTAATAAAACGCCACATACGAGACGGCAAAG GTATCGACACTTTAatggttgtttgttttttaatcaTTAGAGGAAAAGGAAAGCCCAGCGATCAAGCACCCCCGCCCCAAAAGCGGAGACCGGAGAACTGCCAGGTTGTTGAGGAATAA
- the LOC118482689 gene encoding cysteine-rich and transmembrane domain-containing protein WIH2-like, with product MSHTNQSQPPVVAPPKGDSVDEQTKGIYPPPVDEQNKGIYPPPVGYAPPGGYPQQGYATAGYPPQGYPPQGYAQGYPPQGYPPQGYPQGYPPQGYPPHVYPPHPQYTMHYVPPQQHYQSSGFMEGWYY from the exons ATGAGTCATACCAACCAAAGCCAACCTCCCGTCGTTGCTCCTCCAAAAG GTGATTCGGTAGATGAACAGACCAAAGGCATTTACCCGCCACCGGTAGATGAACAAAATAAAGGCATCTACCCGCCACCGGTAGGATACGCACCACCAGGAGGGTATCCACAACAGGGATACGCGACAGCAGGGTACCCACCGCAAGGGTACCCACCTCAAGGATATGCACAAGGGTATCCACCTCAAGGCTATCCACCACAGGGGTATCCGCAAGGGTATCCTCCGCAAGGATATCCGCCGCACGTGTATCCACCACATCCGCAATATACAATGCACTATGTTCCTCCTCAACAACATTACCAAAGCAGCGGTTTCATGGAAGGCTGGTATTATTGA